The Oryza glaberrima chromosome 5, OglaRS2, whole genome shotgun sequence DNA segment AGCTATACATCTTTCTGACTTCTAAGCGTCTCTTATTTATTAAGAGAGGGCGAAAATAAGCCATAAAGTTTGCTCTAGAGGCCTAGTAATTATCACGTAAtcagagaagaagaggaagatatGCACCGTGTAATTGACTGATCGTGATGGCAGATTATAACGGTGTAGATTAATCAATATAGTTGTATACGAAATACGGTTCTGTTTATGGAAGAGAAGCAATAGCAATAGTTGTATACCAAATCTAATTCTACTTTTAAAGTCTAGCTCTGTACGAAATTGCATAGGAAAATCTGCTAGTCTGTATGAAGTTATCTTCCCTTATGTTCAAAAGCTTGATTAGATATACCTTACTGACTGTTGGTTCCTTATTTCCTTCATAACTTAGGGATGCAAGGTGGTTGGCCCATGGATACCCATTGATCTATTCTAGTCCATTTAGTTTGCAATTTTATACATGGTATGAACTAACAAATGAGTGGAAACTGGAAAGTACCTTTTAGTTATATGGGACGGGTCAATGGTTAACCATGAGTGGCTAAATTTGCATCCCTAGCTTTGTTTGTCATCTTTCACAGCATTTCTCCTTCTATTGAAAATTTCACCAAACAATACATATTTCCTTTTTACAGGATAAAGGGTTTGAAGAAGCAATACATATTTCCTTCTaagtgctgttttttttttttttgcctattgTGTTTTTGTAATTCTGATCTAGAATTTGAAGGTTTAGCCTGCTAACCGCTGACTGTTGAgtgcagtggcggatccaggatTTGAGCAAAGGGTattcaaagttgaaaaaaaaatcatacagaaCTCAAAAAATTGGACTGGGAAAATCATACAGGAGTGGTAATGACATGTTTAAAGCCTTAAAGGTACAAACAGTAGCACAATAGTCAAGATGTCTATCTCCAACTGCACACTTGGGGACATATCACTATCATGGGCATTGGGTGCTTCAAGTAGTAGCTGAATAGGACTAGAAGGGGCATTTTCTGGGATCTGAACTTCACTCTCAATGGTTAATGGTTTTGGATCAGAGGTGGAAGCTACTTTCTGAGACTTGGTTGACCTTTCCCACAAAGACTTCAAATTtattgtcttcttcttcttcatttttcaaatttcaagacCTACAGTTCAAATTTCTGACTAATTTAACTTCTAAGCAATAGCAATTAAGCAATGGCCAATCGCTTGGGGAATTTGACAAGAGGATTTATTTTACCAGTGCCAGTCCACTGTCCAGCTGTCTAGGGACCAAGGGGACGCGCCGACGCGGGGGTGTGTCGCCGCAACCGGCTGCCGCTGTGTgccgcagcgccaccgccgtccgtgCGAACCTCAGCTGCTCAGCGTCGCCCGTccccgaggaggcggcggcatcgtcgCAGGCCACGCCGCCTCCGCAGCAGCAGGCCCAGGGACCAGGGTCCAGGGAGATGAGGCTGGTGGCGATTCTGGCGACGCGCcgagccggcggccggcgccgccgagcgtCGAGCTCTCGATGCCCCGTCGCCCGTTGGTGGGGATGAGTGGAGGCGCGGCGGATTGGGGCTGGGACGACAGAAGGGGTGGGGACTGGCTGACCGGGGGATAGGGACTAGGGTTTTGTTCGTTTTTGGGCCAGTGGGCCTATTCGTTGGGCCAAGATGGGGAGGAATGTATGGTCTGCTGCGAATAAATGAGCTTCTTTTCATTTGGGCTATACATGCTGTACTTCCTTCTAATTTcttatgtatatatgcataacatacctatatatagttattttcttttaaattctaTGGGTATTCAGGTGAATACCCATGAATCACATGGGATTCGCCCCTGGTTGAGTGTCGTGTCACTTCTTCCATGTACCAGCAAAGGTGGTGGTAGAGTTAGCGAAAGCTCATGAGATCCATGCTGCTGTGATGTGTCACCCCTCTTTGGTTACTGTTGATGATATGAAAGGTTAGATCCCTTCATGAGAAATTTCTAGatgcacatactccctccattttttaatagatgacgccgttgactttttctcacatgtttgaccattcgtcttattcaaaaaatttacgtaattataatttattttgttatgagttgttttgtCACTCATAGtcctttaagtgtgatttatatcttatacatttacataaaatttttgaataagacgaatggtcaaacatatgagaaaaagtcaacggcgtcatctattaaaacggaggtagtacattttTCTCTTGCAGAAGGTTTGATACTTACTCTGGCTGTGGCATGTGCTACCTAATTTCAGAGGTCAAATGCCCAATTGCTATACTTGGAGCTGAAATTGACCATATGTCCCCACCAGAAGTAGTAAAGCAGTTTGAGCAGGTTCTTTCTTCTAAGTCAGAGGTACGTTCTCATTCGCGAAAGATTATCTTCAAGAACCTAGTGCCAAACTGTCCCAACATAGTACATATTGATAGGCCATCCAATCATGCCtttggtttttttcctttttttttttttgaaagatccAGCAATTGTGGCTTTGTATTACAAGTAAGAATACCTACTACAACAAGTATGCCTTTAGCTTTTGATATTGGAAATACCCAGCCTCTTTTTGTGACTAAAAGCTATGTAGGCGTGATGCAATGAGAACATCATATTGCCTGTAACCGGCGAAAATTACTGTATGAAACAAGATGAAATACGCAGGAGAAATTAAGGAGAAGAAATCATGAAGTGCAGCAGTTTATATAGAGAAATCGGAGAAACACATTGGCGACAGGAAATTGCTGTAAAGCTCATATGGAGGTTTTTCATTCTGACATGAAATTTGCTGGGCACGCAGATTGGTCACTTTGTCAAGATCTTCCCTGGGGTCGAGCATGGATGGACCGTAAGATACAAGGATGACGATGCCGCTGCTGTCAAGAGCGCCGAGGAAGCCCTGGCAGACATGATCGACTGGTTTAATAAGAACCTCAAGTGAATTTGACATAGCAGCCCTCCATGATTGGCTGGTGTACACTGTACATCCTGAATTCACGTCGTATGGTAATAACGGCAGGGCCTGGAATCCTGGATTATGGTTGAGTAGGCTTCCCCAGTCTGCTTGTGCTAGTTTTGCAACCTCCAACTTCTGTAATAAAAATGGATGCAGGGgatatgtactttttttttttaagaaaatgatatGCACGTTTTCTCTAGCCCCATCGGTTGAcgatatttcctaataagccaccaaaatggcttattaggaaaaaaaattaatttatagataaaatttttatatatgagtTCTTAATGATTTAAAAGCTGTTgcgttgtgatccaaattcatttgcacttaataaaggccagcttagtgaagatattttgctggctagcGCCCgtgctttttttctctcttgctttgggagggttttccacgttaaaatctcgtgtcttctgtgattgatctattgttctttatcgtttgtttgcttatcgtttcctaacaaaagctaatgttgaaaaagaatcacgctaaaatattttaaaatcaactttaaaattaaatttgaaaattcaaattttggcttttgcttCGACTTATTAGGGTAACCAACGGGGCTATCtgtttttgttcttgtttttaGTTCTcactctgttccaaaataaagaACCAGTACAGATgctttttcaaaaaacaaaattactcccttcgttttataatgtaagactttctagcattgcccacactcatatagatgttaatgaatctagacatatatatatatgtatatatatatatgtgtgtgtgtagattcattaacatctatatgaatgtgggcaatgctagaaagacttacattatgaaatggagggagtagaaagttATATACGGGCCAAGCTCCATCCATGCCCAGGCAGTGTGGCCCATCTTGGTCTGGGCCATGTGAACCTTGcaaagaataagttcactttgactccctcaactaatAATCTAATCTGATTCCGGATATCTCGgactccaactattaaaaccgataCAATTTGACTCTCTCGGTGGTTTTGTTGACGTGGTATCTACGTGGCGGCACTGACCCAGTCTTTCCTAtacgtggcattgacatgacacttatgtggcattagaatttaaaaaGAGTAGATGATATCTCGCGCTTTGCTGTgagatatatgttagataatggagaaataatgaaatgatttggatcgaaatattatgaaaatggtttgagaatgatgatttgagagagagggaggaggaagggaagaagagaaaggATGATATGTGAGCCCAACATATCAATGGCCAGCACAATATGTTTTGTGATATATACGGAGTACTTTTTAATTCAAAATGCCACGTAAAACGCTACATGGGAGGAAGATTAGGTCAACACCACCAAGTAGGCACCATGTCAGTGAAATGGATCTTCAAAATCATAGGGAGTTAAATTACACCAGTGTTAGTAGTTGGTGGTCAACATAACCGATACTGCGATTGAAGGATATGAATCAGACGCGGCGAGCCAAGAGGACTTATTCCACCCTGCAATCGCAAGCGCCTAGTGGGCCCAAATTATACTGGATCGGTtggatgaatttttttatttatatttttttattaaaatatttataaaaatattttttttgtttcgaaaatttacaaatctaatcgcctgccgccctttgggagggcgatttttaaaaatcgcccttctagagggcggcaagggacctaaatgcaaattttgcAGCACAACTTGTTAGCTCTGtgattttacaatttaaaattatattatataaagtcatatgaaataaaactttatatcaaaattgtagagctcaaggagatctacaactttgtagttaacaactttttcatttaagatgttttagatatccaaatattcgttacaaaatataaaacacattttaaaaaatcttaGATCTACATTTCAAACGTCATTGGATGgagataaattttatataaaagttgtagatcttgatgagatctataactttgtagtttatcactttttcatttaaaatcatCTGGAGTATCGAATAAGCATTATtagtttttaagcaattaaaacCGGTGGAAAGGGtttgaacacaaataaaaattttgcatttaGGTCTCTTGCCACCCTCTGGAAGGGcgattttaaaaatcgccctcccaaaTAGCGGCAGGCaattagatttgtaaatttttgaaaaaaatatttttgtaaatattttaataagaaaatgtataaataaaaaaatttcggTTGGATTGAATGGCCTCAGCAGTGAAAAGTGGACTTGTTCCACCCTGCAATCGCAAGCGTCGAGTGGGCCCAAATTATACTGGATCGGTTGGACTGAACGCCTTAGCAGtgggggaatttaactatttgccacttttatatTTGTCAATTATCTAAATAGATTCACACTTAATAATTTGTCACTGGAGAGAGGTGATTTCTCTATATGGCGAGCCATCGTGGCATGTCCGCGTGGAAAACGACATGGCATGCCAGCAGTGAGGTCACCCGTTGCGACACAGGTCGCGCCAGCGCTGACTTGTCCACCCACCCATTTCGAAGGGCGCAAACCCCCCAAACCTCCGGATTCCGGAACTTGTCCACCACACCACCTCGTTGCTCGCATCTCTTCCTGATCCCCCCCGTTGGATTCGATTCGGGGCGTAAAATTTCCTGCTCTGCAATCCGTCGCAATCAAGTGGCCGCTTTCCGAGGCCCCGGGCTCCCTTCCCTTCGCATTTATCCTCGCTGAGACTCGAGAAACACCGCGACCAGGAGAAATTTCAGCAGGAGCAGGCGATGGCGAGCCCGCAGTGCTGCGCGAACCCACCGACGCTGAACCCGGCCGGCGGGGAGGGGAAGGTGGTGGAGAGCTTCGGCGGGATCAAGGCgtacgtcgccggcgccgcggagtccaaggccgccgtcgtcctcatcTCCGATGTCTTCGGTGAgtgatcccctcctcctcccatattttgttcttcttctttatCTCTTTGTTTCGTTACTGCTCCGTTCTCGTTAAAGTTAGGTCTTCTTCTCTTTCAGGGTTTGAAGCGCCGAACCTGAGGTACAGATCTTTGTGTTATCTGATAGTACTAGTTTTTCGATTCCACCTGTACAGGATATGCCACTGTTCTGATATATTTTGGGGGAAATGGATTATCGATTCCACTTATACAGGATATGCCACTGTTCTTATATATTTTGGGGGAGATGGATTATCGATTCAACTTATACAGGATATGCCACTGTTTCTATATATTTTGGGGAAATGGATTATCGATTCCCACCTATACAGGATATGCCACTGTTCCTATATAGTTTGGGAAATGAATTATTCATTATTGGGTTGTTAGAAACTTCGAAGGTCTTCCGGGCACTTTGGGGCTGACTGATGCCCATACCGTGTGCTGGGATTTTCACATGgttagtaagtttttttttcaggggaggttgggggggggggggggtggaatTTAACCACAATTTTGATGATGACATATGTGCACTCTTTGAGGTGTTTCAGCCTGCAGTAGTAACTTGTAAGCATTGTCTGATGCTATGACCTATACTATGGAACCTGATGTAATTGCTTATCTCAGAAAGGAAGATATACAGCCGACAGAGTTTGCTGCGCTGGGATTTTgatatgattttaaaatttgagtaaatttcacaaaactacagatatatTGGCTAAATCAttgcaaaactacatatttaagatattgtatcacaaaattacagatttaacaccaaaattatcacaaaactacatgtttaaggctaagtatcacaaaactacaggtttaacaTCAATTTAATTACAGAATTTGGATATTTATtagtgctaaggatttaaacccCAACATCTTTagttttttgataattttattattaaatctgtagttttacaATATTTAGCCTTAAAACTTGTAGTTGTGGTAAATTTTtcgttaaatctatagttttgtgatacatcaccttaaatctatagttttgtgaaatttactcttaaaattttgaaaagttTAAGTTCAATTTTCATGATGGCATGTGCCTCTTTGAAGTACTCTAGTTGTCTTAAGCGCTAATTGTCTGCTACCTACTGTGGAATTTGATGAGTAATCACTTATCTCTTGAAGGAAGATAGCCGACAAAGTTGCCTCGTCTGGATACTTTGTTGTGGTGCCAGATTTCTTACATGGGGATCCTTTAGTACCTGAAAGTACTGAGAAACCGTTTCAAATGTGGATAAAAGAACATGGCCCGGTTTGTTATTCTCCCCTGAAATTACATTCCACTTCTCActgttttttttggtattttggAAAATTATTCAGGTTCCcctgtttcatttttttcttgatgcTATATGTTCTCAAATAGTTTTTATTGCCTCATGTGGATGCCAGAAATTTCATACTAGCGCATACTGTAGTTTCTTTAAATGTAATGTTCGGTGTATATAAAAGTACCACTGTACCAGTTCATTTTGTAGGTGTATACAGGATCTTTCGTTCGATTATAACCATCATGAGCCTATAAATGCCTTAGCTATACATCTTTCTGGCTTCTAAACacctattatattattaagaggGAAAAAATGAGCCATCATATTTGCTCTAGTAGCCTAGAAATTACCAcgttaattggagaaaaagagaaagatattCGGCGTTTGATCATGATGGCAAATTATAATGTAGATTGATCGATATAGTTATATACAAAGTACAGTAATAGTTATGGAAACAGAAGCAAGAATGCAAGATTTGTATACTAAATCTAATTCTACTTATTAAGTTATTTCCATACAAAACTTCATAAGGAAATGTGCTAGTAGTTTGTATTTTTATCTTCCCTTGTGTGCAAAAGCTTGATTAGACATACCTTACCGACTATATTTCCTTTGTAACTTAGGGATGCAAGGTGGATGGTTCATGGGTGCCCATTGACCCATGCTTGTGCCTTGTCCCCTCCATTTAGTTGTATACACTATATGAACTAGCAAATGACTAAAGAGCGCACTTTTAGTTAGATGGAATAAGTCAATGTTTACCCATGAGTGGGTAAACTTTTATCCCTACCTTTGTTTGTTCATCTTTCAGTATTTCACCGTCTATTGAAAATATCATCCAATAACATGCTTTTCCTTTCTACAGGACAAAGCATTTGAAGAGGCAAAACCAATTATTGCCGCTCTGAAGGAGAAAGGAGTGTCTAGTATTGGGGCTGTAGGTTATTGCTGGGGTGGTAAGTGCTTTCTTTTGTCTATTGTGTTTTTGTAATTCTGATGTAGAATTTGAAGGTTTAGCCTGCTAACCGTGAGTGTCATGTCACTTCTTTCATGGATCAGCAAAGGTGGTGGTAGAGTTAGCGAAAGCTCATGAGATCCAGGCTGCTGTGATGTGTCACCCCTCTTTTGTGACTGTTGATGATATGAAAGGTCTAGGTCCCTTTTGAATTTTGTAGATGCACACAGTGTTCTCTTGTAGATGGTTTGATACTTACTCTATGTCTATGGCATGGACTACCTAATTTCAGAGGTCAAATGCCCAATTGCTATACTTGGAGCTGAAATTGATCGTATGTCCCCACCAGAAGTGGTGAAGCAGTTCGAGCAGGTTCTTTCTTCAAAGTCAGGGGTAAGTTCTCAATCATGAAAGTTGATCATCGGGACAAACATTTATGGGTTTTAGGTTTTCCAGATATAACTTATTCTAAAGTAAGTTCTCAAGATTTACCATAGTGCCAAACTGTCACATTATAGTACATATTCTGATTCTGATTTTGATGTCCTACCAAATCATGCCTttggtttttcctttttccaaagATCCAGCAATTGTGGTGTTTGTATTAGAAGAATAGCAAGTCTTTCCAACAAGTATGCCTTAGCTTTTGATATTGGAAATACTCGGCCTCCTTTTGTGATTAAAAGCCATGTAGGAGTGATGCAATGAAATCAATCCACGTAGGAGTGATGCAATGAAATCAATCTTTCACCTTTCTTGTCCCCGTTGTTTCTATAATACGGCGGTGTTGTCCAGCTGAAGATTTTTGTTCTTAACCAGTGAAACATAGACATACATTCACTGAAGCCGGTGAAAATCACTACTATACGAAATAGGCAGGACAAGTTAAGGAGAAGAATTGTAAAATTTAGTGGTTTATAGAGAAATTGGAGAAACACATTAGCGAGAGTAGATTGCTGAAACACATTAGCGAGAGGAGATTGCTTTAAAGCTCCTATGGTGGTTTTTCATTCTGACAATGAACTTTGTTGCGCACGCAGATTGGCCACTTTGTCAAGATCTTCCCTGGGGTTGAACATGGATGGACTGTGAGATACAAGAATGATGATGCAGCTGCTGTCAAGAGCGCCGAGGAAGCCCTGGCGGACATGATTGACTGGTTTAATAAGAACCTGAAGTGAATTTGACATATCCGCTGTCCACGATCGGTTTGTGTATTGCTCATGTTTCATCGCAAGCATCCTGAATTTACGGTTGAGTAGCCTTCCCATTATGTTTGTGCTAGTAGTGTATATGCTTTGCTTGTGTTGGGAATTTGCTTTGTGTCAACCTGAACTTCCACTTCTGTAATAAAAATGGATGGGCGAGCATCTTCTCGGTTTGGTGGTCACGACTGACGAGAACATATCATTTTGTTACATCGAACTTTTGAAACTTTGCACATAACCTGGTCATCTGGCTTTTCTAGCACCATCGATTTGCTCCAAGTAATTAGCGGGTTATTATGATCACTgctaaatctatctatctacctatctatctatctatctatctatctatctattatattagaTAATAATATTAAGATAGCTTTAAAAGGAGGcatcacgttcgctgtggggttagaaattctcacattaatcggagaaaaagaaaattatagtccatttagaaatacaatttaaaaatagctgaaattcgaaaaaaaataagcaatattgaaataagagtcctatgagattaatcaaaattcggaataaaaataaaataaaatctgaaattagaaaagaaaaggaagagtcCAAGtgggaatacaatttaaaaataactgaaaattcggaattgaaattaaaacaaggaatattgaacccaatacgagattaattaaaattcagaataaaaataaaataaaatccaaaattagaaaaaaaagaatagtttACGTaggaataaaattaaaaaataactaaaattcgaaagtaaaaataagaaatattgaaagaagagtccatataagaaaccTATACGATAtcaattaaaattcgaaataaaaacctaataaaatccaaaattagaaaagaaaaagagagttagtgcaattttgaaacaattgaaattagaaataaaaaaaatatgaaatattacaagaatagtctatatagaaaacaatatgagattaattaaaattcaaaataaaaataaaataaattcagaaaatagaaaaagaaaaataagagctcaactagaataaaatttataaataaataaaatttgtaatagaaaaaaataaaaaactattgaaataagagataaactataacacatgaCACTAATTAAAGTTcgaaataacaaataaaataaatttcaaaaatagaaaaataattataagaatTCAAGTAGGAacataatttatgaataaaaattatcggaataaatttttttctagaacataatgatgacaaatgacaataaaaaggggAGAAATAATAGGCttgtaaaggagtagagtgctGGCGGTTGATGGGATATCTATAAACTATAAACAAAATGCCAAATAGAATTCCAATGATAATTAAGAGGAGTGATGATGGGCATGCCATTAAGCAGTATGG contains these protein-coding regions:
- the LOC127773807 gene encoding endo-1,3;1,4-beta-D-glucanase-like, which produces MASPQCCANPPTLNPAGGEGKVVESFGGIKAYVAGAAESKAAVVLISDVFGFEAPNLRKIADKVASSGYFVVVPDFLHGDPLVPESTEKPFQMWIKEHGPDKAFEEAKPIIAALKEKGVSSIGAVGYCWGAKVVVELAKAHEIQAAVMCHPSFVTVDDMKEVKCPIAILGAEIDRMSPPEVVKQFEQVLSSKSGIGHFVKIFPGVEHGWTVRYKNDDAAAVKSAEEALADMIDWFNKNLK
- the LOC127773806 gene encoding uncharacterized protein LOC127773806 isoform X2 translates to MASPQCCANPPTLNPAGGEGKVVDSFGGIKAYVSGAAESKAAVVLVSDVFGFEAPNLRKMADKVASSGYFVVVPDFLHGDPFVRENTERPIEVWIKDHGACQSTVQLSRDQGDAPTRGCVAATGCRCVPQRHRRPCEPQLLSVARPRGGGGIVAGHAASAAAGPGTRVQGDEAGGDSGDAPSRRPAPPSVELSMPRRPLVGMSGGAADWGWDDRRGGDWLTGG
- the LOC127773806 gene encoding endo-1,3;1,4-beta-D-glucanase-like isoform X3 — translated: MASPQCCANPPTLNPAGGEGKVVDSFGGIKAYVSGAAESKAAVVLVSDVFGFEAPNLRKMADKVASSGYFVVVPDFLHGDPFVRENTERPIEVWIKDHGAVVVELAKAHEIHAAVMCHPSLVTVDDMKEVKCPIAILGAEIDHMSPPEVVKQFEQVLSSKSEIGHFVKIFPGVEHGWTVRYKDDDAAAVKSAEEALADMIDWFNKNLK
- the LOC127773806 gene encoding endo-1,3;1,4-beta-D-glucanase-like isoform X1, producing the protein MASPQCCANPPTLNPAGGEGKVVDSFGGIKAYVSGAAESKAAVVLVSDVFGFEAPNLRKMADKVASSGYFVVVPDFLHGDPFVRENTERPIEVWIKDHGAWRIQDLSKGYSKLKKKSYRTQKIGLGKSYRSGNDMFKALKVVVELAKAHEIHAAVMCHPSLVTVDDMKEVKCPIAILGAEIDHMSPPEVVKQFEQVLSSKSEIGHFVKIFPGVEHGWTVRYKDDDAAAVKSAEEALADMIDWFNKNLK